A stretch of the Clostridium fungisolvens genome encodes the following:
- the leuS gene encoding leucine--tRNA ligase — translation MGKYSTAVDKKWQKKWEETNLYKFDKENLDKKLYVLEMFSYPSGSQLHAGHWFNYGPVDSWARFKKMQGYNVFQPMGFDAFGLPAENYAIKTGIHPKDSTYNNIETMEQQLKAMGAMFNWDNEVITCSPDYYKWSQWLFLKLYEKGLAYRKKAPVNWCPSCNTVLANEQVVDGACERCSTEVTKKDLTQWFFKITDYADELLEKLDTLDWPEKTVSMQKHWIGRSTGAEVTFKVKDSDIKFDVFTTRVDTLNGVTYVVLAPENPLVDDITKDEFKGDVENYKEEAKKQSDIERQSITREKTGVFTGSYAINPINNREVPIWVGDYVLATYGTGAVMAVPAHDDRDYSFASKYELPIERVIAAKNGGNDELPYTEYGVLVNSGEFDGLTTEEAKVKVVEKLAESNLGEQKVNFRLRDWLVSRQRYWGTPIPIVYCEKCGTVPVPEKDLPVELPYDVKFTPDGKSPLAKSEEFMNTTCPCCGGPAKREADTLDTFICSSWYYLRYPDNKNTEKPFDTETINKILPVDKYVGGPEHACMHLLYARFITKALRDMGYVNFDEPFKSLTHQGLILGPDGLKMSKSKGNTISPDDYISKYGADVFRMYLMFGFAYTEGGAWSDDGIKSVHRFVERIERIIETSKELIDSGKNTKSTIDKAEKELNFWRHNSIRAVSDDTEKMQFNTAIARMMEFINALSKYTQESTINPTFLKEVLDDYLKLLAPFAPHFVEENWASLGNEFSVFNASWPTFDPKALVKDEIEIAIQVNGKIKSKIVIPSDFNDEQIKAASLEDEAIKNATADKTIVKVIVIKGRLVNIVVK, via the coding sequence ATGGGAAAATACAGTACTGCCGTAGATAAAAAATGGCAAAAAAAGTGGGAAGAAACTAATCTATATAAATTTGATAAAGAGAATTTAGATAAAAAGCTTTATGTGCTTGAAATGTTCTCATATCCATCAGGAAGTCAGCTTCATGCTGGTCACTGGTTTAACTATGGACCAGTTGATTCTTGGGCAAGATTTAAAAAGATGCAGGGCTACAATGTGTTCCAGCCAATGGGTTTTGATGCCTTCGGTCTTCCAGCAGAAAACTACGCTATAAAAACTGGAATTCATCCTAAGGATTCTACTTATAATAACATTGAAACAATGGAACAACAGCTTAAAGCTATGGGTGCAATGTTCAACTGGGATAACGAAGTTATAACTTGTTCACCAGACTACTACAAGTGGTCACAATGGTTGTTCTTAAAGTTGTATGAAAAAGGTTTAGCTTATAGAAAGAAAGCTCCAGTAAACTGGTGTCCTTCATGTAATACTGTTCTTGCAAATGAACAAGTAGTTGATGGTGCTTGTGAAAGATGCTCAACTGAAGTTACAAAAAAAGACTTAACTCAATGGTTCTTTAAGATAACTGATTATGCTGATGAATTACTTGAAAAGCTTGATACACTTGATTGGCCAGAAAAGACAGTATCCATGCAAAAACATTGGATTGGAAGATCAACTGGTGCAGAGGTTACCTTCAAAGTGAAAGACTCAGATATTAAATTTGATGTATTCACAACTAGAGTAGATACCCTAAACGGAGTAACTTATGTTGTATTAGCACCGGAAAATCCATTAGTTGACGATATCACTAAGGATGAATTCAAAGGCGACGTGGAAAACTATAAAGAAGAAGCTAAAAAGCAATCAGATATAGAAAGACAATCTATAACAAGAGAAAAAACTGGTGTATTCACTGGTTCTTATGCTATAAATCCTATAAACAACAGAGAAGTTCCAATTTGGGTAGGTGACTATGTACTTGCAACTTACGGTACAGGTGCAGTAATGGCAGTACCAGCTCATGATGATAGAGATTATTCTTTCGCATCTAAGTATGAGCTTCCTATAGAAAGAGTGATAGCAGCTAAAAATGGTGGAAATGATGAACTTCCATATACTGAATATGGTGTACTTGTTAACAGTGGAGAGTTTGACGGTTTAACAACTGAAGAAGCAAAGGTTAAGGTTGTTGAAAAACTAGCTGAAAGTAATCTTGGAGAGCAAAAAGTAAACTTTAGACTTAGAGACTGGCTAGTATCAAGACAAAGATATTGGGGAACTCCAATTCCAATAGTTTATTGTGAAAAATGTGGAACAGTTCCAGTACCAGAAAAAGATCTTCCAGTAGAGCTTCCATATGATGTTAAGTTCACTCCAGATGGAAAATCACCTCTAGCTAAGAGTGAAGAATTTATGAACACTACTTGCCCTTGCTGCGGTGGACCTGCAAAACGTGAAGCAGATACTCTTGATACCTTCATTTGTTCTTCTTGGTATTATTTAAGATACCCAGATAACAAAAATACAGAGAAACCTTTTGATACTGAAACGATCAACAAGATACTTCCTGTAGACAAATATGTAGGTGGACCTGAACATGCTTGCATGCACTTACTATACGCAAGATTTATAACTAAAGCATTAAGAGATATGGGCTACGTTAACTTTGACGAACCATTTAAATCCTTAACTCATCAAGGCTTAATCCTTGGACCAGATGGACTAAAAATGAGTAAATCAAAAGGAAATACAATATCTCCTGATGATTATATCTCAAAATACGGTGCAGATGTATTTAGAATGTACCTAATGTTTGGTTTTGCTTATACAGAAGGTGGCGCATGGAGTGACGATGGTATAAAATCGGTTCACAGATTTGTTGAAAGAATCGAAAGAATAATAGAGACTTCAAAAGAGCTTATTGATTCAGGTAAGAATACTAAATCAACAATTGATAAGGCTGAAAAAGAACTTAACTTCTGGAGACATAATTCAATAAGAGCTGTTTCTGATGATACTGAAAAGATGCAATTCAATACAGCTATAGCAAGAATGATGGAATTTATCAATGCTTTATCTAAGTATACTCAAGAAAGCACTATAAATCCTACTTTCCTAAAGGAAGTATTAGATGATTATTTGAAGCTTTTAGCACCATTTGCACCTCATTTTGTAGAAGAGAACTGGGCATCACTTGGCAATGAATTCTCTGTATTTAATGCTTCTTGGCCAACATTTGATCCTAAGGCTCTTGTAAAAGACGAAATAGAGATAGCTATACAAGTAAATGGTAAGATAAAATCTAAAATAGTTATCCCAAGTGATTTTAATGATGAACAAATTAAGGCTGCTTCTTTAGAAGATGAAGCAATAAAGAATGCTACTGCTGATAAAACAATCGTTAAGGTTATAGTTATAAAAGGACGTTTAGTTAATATAGTTGTAAAATAG
- a CDS encoding sensor histidine kinase: protein MSLYYFIIVIVSYAIFSTIFMIYNIIEPKKYFGYISLSHIVGIFTTVATLYREVYHNSIAKGLSVFFFLACHFIIYIGLLEFMGKRIRKSYITAMFIVLIMDLVAIYDFNIVSVIIHKVLLMSIYIYIGKKFIKHTNTISRRAFGIVAIFLSSFQIIYFIASLFLDLQRFKIDLVAYLVQSFILSLLLIAVTIEESRKNMDLKLMDLKNQVENKKIMLEEAYEVDKLKNEFIVNISHELRTPINVLYSSIQLIEHTDIKNNEDSVRNYLLSMKGNVRRLIKLVNNFIYISAIDTGYMKLKMGNYDIVEFIESLTLSTVDTAKDKNVELVFDTEFEEHMIAFDSEKLERIMLNLLSNAFKYTKTDGHIEVVLSKENQYIVISVKDDGEGIPEDMQDKIFDRFVRGSSSLVRENEGSGIGLSLVKELVEMHGGKILLESKVKEGSTFKVYLPDKEKNDLAINSVESLVNSENKDIEFSDLL from the coding sequence GTGAGTTTATATTATTTTATAATAGTTATTGTTTCGTATGCGATTTTTTCAACGATATTCATGATCTACAATATAATAGAACCTAAAAAATATTTTGGATATATATCATTAAGTCATATTGTAGGGATATTCACTACAGTTGCAACTTTATATAGAGAAGTTTATCATAATTCAATAGCAAAAGGTTTATCTGTATTTTTCTTTCTAGCCTGTCATTTCATAATATACATAGGACTATTAGAATTTATGGGAAAAAGGATAAGAAAATCATATATTACTGCAATGTTTATAGTACTGATTATGGACCTAGTTGCTATTTATGATTTTAATATAGTTTCTGTTATTATACATAAGGTGCTTTTAATGTCCATTTACATATATATAGGAAAGAAATTTATTAAACATACAAATACAATAAGCAGGAGAGCTTTTGGGATAGTTGCTATATTTCTTTCATCATTCCAGATTATTTATTTTATAGCGAGTTTATTTTTAGACCTTCAAAGATTTAAGATAGATCTTGTGGCTTATTTGGTGCAAAGTTTCATATTATCTTTACTACTTATAGCAGTTACTATAGAAGAGTCAAGAAAGAATATGGATTTAAAGTTAATGGATCTGAAGAATCAGGTTGAAAATAAAAAGATTATGTTAGAAGAAGCTTATGAAGTAGATAAGCTTAAAAATGAGTTTATAGTAAATATATCACACGAGTTAAGGACACCTATAAATGTACTTTATAGTAGTATACAATTGATCGAACATACTGATATTAAAAATAATGAAGATAGTGTAAGAAATTATCTACTCAGTATGAAGGGTAATGTAAGAAGACTTATTAAGCTTGTAAATAACTTCATATATATAAGTGCTATTGATACAGGTTATATGAAATTAAAAATGGGCAACTACGATATAGTAGAGTTTATTGAATCTTTAACTTTGTCAACAGTTGATACTGCTAAGGATAAAAATGTAGAATTAGTATTTGATACCGAATTTGAAGAACATATGATAGCCTTTGATAGTGAAAAGTTAGAAAGAATTATGCTAAATCTGCTTTCAAATGCTTTTAAGTATACAAAAACGGATGGACACATTGAGGTAGTTTTATCTAAAGAAAATCAGTATATAGTTATAAGCGTAAAAGATGATGGTGAAGGAATACCTGAAGACATGCAAGATAAGATATTCGATAGATTTGTAAGAGGAAGTAGTTCTCTTGTAAGAGAAAACGAGGGAAGTGGCATAGGACTATCTTTGGTGAAGGAACTTGTAGAAATGCATGGCGGGAAGATTCTACTAGAAAGCAAAGTTAAAGAGGGAAGTACCTTCAAAGTATATTTACCTGATAAAGAAAAAAATGATTTAGCTATCAATTCAGTTGAAAGTCTAGTAAATAGCGAAAATAAAGATATAGAATTCTCTGACTTGCTTTAG
- a CDS encoding methyl-accepting chemotaxis protein, with the protein MKLLNRMKLWQKMSVLTVSFLVFIGLMGGASILRLSDLNSKIIELNDERLTPIVQLEDIKTGIDSIKYDTNTLMDETDTSTIANTKATIATEVASVTKALDKHKSDPEFKTLLADFNSFLQAKDAFINNAEERANEKAQGVQGQPGQPGQQGPPAAVSNFDSMKNTLTKDFNKIIDKHVAEAKTTYDSSKVTYTTTRLALFGLIAICALVSIVLSLIIIRAVVVPVRRVTSKLKEINESNGDLTQRINYNSNDEVGELSKNFDKFMDKLQTIIREVAVSADTISSSSDQLNASTATSTESLEEISKTVMEISASTSDGAAAAEQTTASLIEAASFSESTAVASKNTTNNGRKAKEAAENGELKVNEIVESITEIAESSKEVSSIINDLDVSSKKIGDIIKIITSISEQTNLLALNAAIEAARAGEAGRGFNVVSDEIRKLADESNNAAKEIAELVKENQIKSATAVQSVSQVEDKVALGVSKASEVRETIQNIIDSIQNIAAQIEQIDDANEQQARSTKEIERAIGNIASTSNEIAGRTENMSASVQEQLSAMSEIERTTDELFEMSKKLKEITSGFRV; encoded by the coding sequence GTGAAATTGTTAAACAGGATGAAATTATGGCAAAAGATGAGTGTACTTACGGTTAGTTTTTTAGTCTTTATTGGACTTATGGGAGGAGCTTCTATACTTAGATTATCAGATTTGAACTCAAAGATAATTGAGCTTAATGATGAAAGACTTACACCAATAGTACAATTAGAGGATATTAAAACAGGTATTGATTCAATAAAATACGATACTAATACACTTATGGATGAAACTGATACTAGTACAATAGCTAATACAAAAGCTACTATAGCAACAGAAGTTGCATCAGTAACAAAAGCATTAGATAAACATAAATCAGATCCTGAGTTTAAAACATTGCTTGCTGACTTTAACTCTTTCTTACAAGCTAAGGATGCCTTTATAAATAATGCTGAAGAAAGAGCTAATGAGAAAGCACAAGGTGTACAAGGTCAACCAGGACAACCAGGGCAACAAGGACCACCAGCAGCTGTATCAAACTTTGACTCAATGAAGAATACCTTAACAAAGGATTTCAATAAGATAATAGATAAACATGTAGCGGAAGCAAAAACTACATATGACAGTAGTAAAGTTACTTATACAACTACTAGATTGGCTTTATTTGGGCTAATAGCTATTTGTGCTTTAGTTTCAATTGTATTATCTCTTATTATAATAAGAGCTGTGGTTGTGCCTGTAAGAAGAGTTACTTCAAAGCTTAAAGAAATTAATGAAAGCAATGGTGATTTAACTCAAAGAATAAATTATAACAGTAATGATGAAGTTGGAGAATTAAGCAAAAACTTCGACAAGTTTATGGATAAATTACAAACAATAATTAGAGAAGTTGCAGTATCTGCAGATACTATATCTTCTTCAAGTGATCAACTTAATGCATCAACTGCTACTTCTACCGAAAGTCTTGAAGAAATATCAAAAACGGTTATGGAGATATCAGCTTCAACTTCAGATGGAGCTGCCGCTGCTGAACAAACAACTGCTAGTCTTATAGAAGCTGCAAGTTTCTCTGAATCTACAGCAGTAGCGAGTAAGAATACGACAAACAACGGAAGAAAAGCAAAAGAAGCTGCAGAAAATGGTGAACTAAAAGTAAATGAAATAGTAGAATCAATAACAGAAATTGCAGAATCATCTAAGGAAGTTTCATCAATAATTAATGATCTTGATGTTTCCTCAAAGAAAATTGGTGATATTATAAAGATAATAACTTCAATATCAGAACAAACAAATCTTTTAGCTTTGAATGCAGCTATTGAAGCAGCAAGAGCTGGTGAGGCTGGAAGAGGCTTTAACGTAGTATCTGATGAGATAAGAAAGCTTGCTGACGAAAGTAACAATGCAGCTAAGGAAATCGCTGAGTTGGTTAAAGAGAATCAGATTAAATCTGCTACTGCAGTTCAATCAGTAAGTCAAGTTGAGGATAAGGTAGCTCTTGGAGTTTCTAAGGCTTCTGAGGTTAGAGAAACTATACAAAATATAATAGATAGTATTCAAAATATAGCAGCTCAGATTGAGCAAATTGATGATGCTAATGAACAACAAGCAAGAAGTACTAAGGAAATAGAAAGAGCTATAGGAAATATTGCTTCAACATCAAATGAAATAGCAGGAAGAACTGAAAATATGAGTGCTAGCGTACAAGAACAGCTTAGTGCTATGTCTGAAATAGAAAGAACTACAGATGAGTTATTTGAAATGTCTAAAAAGCTTAAAGAAATAACATCTGGATTTAGAGT